A single window of Tenericutes bacterium MZ-XQ DNA harbors:
- a CDS encoding mannose-6-phosphate isomerase — translation MGYLNFKSEYNRNPVIKLTDHDDHVYEGFTNIHEQLKNIKKGVVVFETYPGTDLSVLRTRIIDGLNPDQLIFIEQYAKPEETINQMLAYNLTDDRVFGKYSYHKIEDFYDIDSIKTINENIDKDKLTIVYGFGASLIDFDTLIMVSLTRWEIQLRYRQGATNFRIENQDEDILRKYKRGYFVEWRVADRIKDQYINELDYVIDFNELDQPKMISKAGYHLILDEMVKRPFRMVPYFDPGVWGGQWMKEVCHLDPNKQNFAWSFDGVPEENSIKIQLGKTIVELPAQDLVQFRSIDLMGNRVHARFGKHFPIRFDLLDTFEGGNLSLQVHPLTEYIQETFGMTYTQDESYYILDTKDDGVVYLGFKENIDQDAFKNDLRKAEKGEIVFDADKYINKFPAKKHDHFLIPAGTIHCSGKNTMVLEISACVYIFTFKLWDWGRLGLDQKPRPVHLDHGFKNLQFDRDTTYVKNELINQIEPIDKYSEITGLHEREFLETIRYTFDDEVIIDLKGSVNVGNLVEGTHAKIMSLDHSFDDYEVHYAETFIMPAKIQKVKMKCLDPKGCKVIKAHVR, via the coding sequence ATGGGATATTTGAATTTTAAAAGTGAATATAATAGAAATCCTGTGATCAAACTTACTGATCATGATGATCATGTTTATGAGGGCTTTACCAATATACATGAGCAATTAAAAAACATAAAAAAAGGTGTTGTTGTTTTTGAAACATATCCAGGTACTGACTTATCTGTTTTAAGAACACGCATAATCGATGGGTTGAACCCTGATCAATTGATCTTTATCGAACAGTATGCAAAACCTGAAGAAACCATTAATCAAATGCTCGCATATAACTTAACTGATGATCGAGTATTTGGTAAATATAGTTATCATAAGATAGAAGATTTTTATGATATAGATTCGATTAAAACAATCAATGAAAACATTGATAAAGATAAATTAACCATTGTTTATGGTTTTGGTGCTTCTTTAATTGATTTTGATACATTGATTATGGTTTCACTTACAAGATGGGAAATACAGTTAAGATATCGACAAGGAGCAACGAATTTTAGAATAGAAAATCAAGATGAAGATATTTTAAGAAAATATAAAAGAGGTTATTTTGTTGAATGGAGAGTTGCAGATCGAATCAAAGACCAATATATCAACGAGCTTGATTATGTCATTGATTTTAATGAGCTTGATCAACCAAAAATGATATCGAAAGCAGGTTATCATCTCATATTAGATGAAATGGTGAAAAGACCATTTAGAATGGTGCCTTATTTTGATCCAGGCGTTTGGGGTGGACAATGGATGAAAGAAGTTTGCCATTTAGATCCTAATAAACAAAATTTCGCTTGGAGTTTTGATGGTGTTCCAGAGGAAAACTCAATTAAGATTCAACTTGGAAAAACGATTGTTGAACTACCTGCTCAGGATCTAGTCCAATTTAGATCTATCGATCTTATGGGCAATAGAGTGCATGCGAGGTTTGGAAAACATTTTCCTATTAGATTTGACTTACTTGATACTTTTGAAGGGGGTAATTTATCTCTTCAAGTGCATCCATTAACCGAATATATACAAGAAACTTTTGGGATGACTTATACACAAGACGAAAGCTATTATATCTTAGATACAAAAGATGATGGTGTTGTTTATTTAGGATTTAAAGAAAACATAGATCAAGATGCCTTTAAAAATGATTTAAGAAAAGCAGAAAAAGGTGAAATTGTTTTTGATGCTGACAAGTATATCAATAAATTTCCAGCAAAAAAACATGATCACTTCTTAATTCCAGCAGGAACAATCCATTGTAGTGGAAAAAATACAATGGTTCTAGAAATCAGTGCATGTGTATATATATTTACATTTAAACTTTGGGATTGGGGAAGACTTGGACTTGACCAGAAACCTAGACCTGTTCATTTAGATCATGGCTTTAAGAACTTGCAATTTGACAGAGATACAACATATGTTAAAAATGAGTTGATTAATCAAATTGAACCAATTGATAAGTATAGTGAAATCACTGGATTACATGAAAGAGAGTTTTTAGAAACCATTAGATATACTTTTGATGATGAAGTTATTATAGATCTAAAAGGTAGTGTTAATGTGGGTAACTTAGTTGAAGGCACACATGCTAAAATCATGAGTTTAGATCATAGTTTTGACGATTATGAAGTTCATTATGCCGAAACATTTATTATGCCTGCTAAGATACAAAAAGTAAAGATGAAATGCTTAGATCCAAAGGGTTGTAAAGTGATCAAAGCACATGTGAGATGA
- a CDS encoding ABC transporter permease, with protein MIMASSITKLKKQENIIGYLFASPWLFGLIVLGAFPILASLYISFTSYDMIGVPKFIGFENYRILFTNDNIFWQSLGNTIYHVVIAIPLGLLVGISLALLLNNKIKGMSIYRTLFYLPNVVSIVAMSLLWLWLFQPSFGLINEVLSPVYELFKMEPLRWHQDPSTSKFTLILMGLWTAGGSMVIYLAQMQDIPTSLYESAEVDGANWIKKTFYITLPLMTPSIFFNLIMGLIGGFQVFTIAYIMTAGGPSRSTYYYAYYLFDKMMVDRAMGMASAMAWILLVIVLIITVIALRLNKYVVYLGEES; from the coding sequence ATGATTATGGCTAGTTCGATTACAAAGTTAAAAAAACAAGAAAATATAATCGGATACTTATTTGCGTCTCCTTGGTTATTTGGACTGATTGTACTTGGTGCATTTCCAATCTTGGCATCGCTTTATATTAGTTTCACGTCTTATGATATGATAGGTGTCCCAAAATTTATTGGGTTTGAAAACTATCGAATCTTGTTTACAAACGATAATATCTTTTGGCAAAGTTTAGGAAATACGATATATCATGTTGTAATCGCAATACCGTTAGGACTTTTGGTAGGTATATCTTTAGCATTATTGTTAAACAATAAAATTAAAGGTATGAGTATATATCGAACACTCTTTTATCTACCTAACGTTGTTAGTATTGTTGCGATGAGTTTATTATGGTTATGGTTGTTTCAACCAAGCTTTGGACTTATTAATGAAGTTTTATCCCCAGTCTATGAACTGTTTAAAATGGAGCCACTGCGTTGGCATCAAGATCCATCCACATCTAAGTTTACACTAATCTTGATGGGTTTATGGACTGCTGGAGGATCGATGGTAATCTATTTAGCGCAGATGCAAGATATACCAACGAGTTTATATGAATCAGCTGAAGTTGATGGTGCAAATTGGATTAAAAAAACCTTTTATATTACATTACCACTCATGACACCATCTATTTTCTTTAATCTGATTATGGGGCTTATCGGTGGATTTCAAGTCTTTACGATTGCCTATATTATGACAGCTGGGGGACCATCAAGATCAACATATTATTATGCTTACTATTTATTTGATAAGATGATGGTCGATCGAGCAATGGGTATGGCAAGTGCCATGGCTTGGATTTTATTAGTGATTGTTTTAATAATTACGGTTATTGCTTTACGCTTAAATAAATATGTTGTTTATTTAGGCGAAGAAAGTTAA
- a CDS encoding sugar ABC transporter ATP-binding protein, with protein sequence MIDEYKRPLLTKKQRILIKTILLNILLTILSFAFVFPFLWMLFTALKTPQELLQGTEVFFPTKPQWENFKTAVTAIPFFMYLKNSLLIVVLVMIGTLFSATTAAYAFAKLSWKGRDKWFLVMLATMMIPIQVILIPTYIMYAQIGWLGTRLPLIVPAFFGGGAAFYIFLLRQFYKGIPKELSESAIIDGANHIQIFLKIMLPLTKPAIITVALFTFMATWNDYFGPLIFLSNPDHWTLAIGLRAFQTQFGGRFDLMMAAALLIMLPTLIIFFFAQKSFIEGITFTGIKG encoded by the coding sequence ATGATTGATGAATATAAAAGACCGCTTTTAACAAAGAAACAACGGATTTTAATCAAGACGATACTTTTAAATATACTCTTAACGATTTTAAGTTTCGCGTTTGTATTTCCATTTTTATGGATGTTATTTACAGCATTAAAGACGCCACAAGAGTTATTACAAGGTACAGAAGTCTTTTTTCCAACAAAACCACAATGGGAAAACTTTAAAACCGCTGTTACAGCAATTCCGTTTTTTATGTATTTGAAAAACAGCTTGTTAATTGTGGTATTGGTAATGATTGGAACACTTTTTTCAGCAACAACTGCAGCTTATGCATTTGCTAAACTAAGTTGGAAAGGTAGAGACAAATGGTTTTTGGTTATGCTAGCAACGATGATGATTCCGATTCAAGTTATTTTGATTCCAACTTATATCATGTATGCTCAAATTGGATGGTTAGGCACAAGATTACCGTTAATTGTTCCAGCGTTCTTTGGTGGTGGTGCAGCATTTTATATCTTTTTACTCAGACAGTTTTATAAAGGAATTCCTAAAGAATTATCTGAAAGTGCAATCATAGATGGTGCAAATCACATTCAAATCTTTCTTAAAATCATGTTGCCTCTGACAAAACCAGCGATTATCACTGTTGCGTTATTCACATTTATGGCAACATGGAATGATTATTTTGGACCACTGATTTTCTTGAGTAATCCAGATCACTGGACGCTCGCGATAGGTCTGAGAGCATTTCAAACACAGTTTGGTGGTCGTTTTGATTTGATGATGGCCGCAGCATTATTAATTATGTTACCAACGCTTATTATATTCTTCTTTGCTCAAAAGAGTTTTATTGAAGGTATTACATTTACAGGAATAAAAGGATAG
- a CDS encoding oxaloacetate decarboxylase (Converts oxaloacetate to phosphoenolpyruvate using ATP as an energy source), which yields MSVKIVETSMRDGHQSLMATRMTTKDILSIIPELDQAGFHALEVWGGATFDACLRFLDEDPWERLREIKKLAPNTKLQMLFRGQNILGYRHYPDDIVDKFVQKSIENGIDIIRIFDALNDVRNLKSAVDATKKYGGHCQIALSYTTSPVHTIDYYVKLAQEVEAMGADSLCIKDMAGILLPTDAYNLIRALKQNTKLPINLHGHATAGIMEATYMKAIEAGVDIIDTALSPLSGGTSQVATESFYHILKGTPYDTHLDINLLKKASEKLTVIKDAYLSKGILNPKALTSNPNILEYQVPGGMLSNLMSQLKEQNQMDDYEKVLKEVPIVRKDLGYPPLVTPISQMVGTQAVMNVMTRDPYKIVSKEVREYLHGLYGKAPAKVNALVLAKIIGDDEIITHRPADNLKPEFEDLKKKYEGFAKSDEDILSIALFGKVAISFLEKKYQEKPKPKQEIYAFSVTVGDGD from the coding sequence ATGTCAGTAAAAATTGTTGAAACATCCATGCGTGATGGCCATCAATCCTTAATGGCCACACGAATGACAACCAAAGATATATTATCCATCATACCAGAGCTAGATCAAGCAGGATTTCATGCTTTAGAGGTTTGGGGAGGCGCAACCTTTGATGCGTGTTTACGCTTCTTAGATGAAGATCCATGGGAGCGTTTAAGAGAGATAAAGAAACTTGCACCTAATACAAAACTACAAATGCTATTTAGAGGACAAAACATCTTAGGTTATCGTCATTATCCAGATGATATCGTTGATAAATTTGTGCAAAAATCCATTGAAAACGGGATTGATATCATTAGAATCTTTGATGCTTTAAATGATGTAAGAAACTTAAAGTCAGCTGTAGATGCGACAAAAAAATATGGCGGTCATTGTCAAATCGCTCTATCTTATACGACTTCTCCTGTACACACCATTGATTATTATGTAAAATTAGCTCAAGAAGTTGAAGCGATGGGCGCTGACTCATTATGTATTAAAGATATGGCGGGTATACTTCTACCCACTGATGCGTATAACCTTATTAGAGCTTTAAAACAAAATACGAAACTACCAATCAATCTTCATGGTCACGCGACTGCAGGGATCATGGAAGCAACCTATATGAAAGCCATTGAAGCAGGTGTCGATATCATCGACACTGCACTATCACCTTTATCAGGTGGTACTTCTCAAGTGGCTACAGAATCTTTTTATCATATTTTAAAGGGTACACCTTATGACACTCATCTTGATATCAATCTATTAAAGAAAGCTTCTGAAAAACTCACAGTGATTAAAGATGCGTATTTAAGTAAAGGTATCTTAAATCCTAAAGCACTCACTTCTAATCCGAATATCTTAGAATACCAAGTGCCTGGGGGCATGTTATCAAACTTAATGAGTCAACTTAAAGAACAAAATCAAATGGACGATTATGAAAAAGTCTTAAAAGAAGTCCCTATTGTTAGAAAAGACTTAGGATATCCGCCACTTGTAACACCTATCTCTCAAATGGTAGGTACACAAGCAGTCATGAATGTTATGACTAGAGACCCTTATAAAATCGTTTCTAAGGAAGTTAGAGAATATCTTCATGGTTTATATGGGAAAGCTCCAGCAAAAGTCAATGCATTGGTTTTAGCTAAGATCATTGGTGATGATGAAATCATTACCCATAGACCAGCAGATAATCTAAAACCTGAATTTGAAGACTTAAAGAAAAAATATGAAGGGTTTGCTAAATCTGATGAAGATATTTTATCAATAGCTTTATTTGGTAAAGTTGCGATTTCATTTTTAGAAAAGAAATATCAAGAAAAACCGAAACCTAAACAAGAAATTTATGCCTTTAGCGTAACGGTAGGGGATGGTGATTGA
- a CDS encoding glutaconyl-CoA decarboxylase subunit beta: MFDAIIDFFKSTGLYFFFQPDGWKYFVMIIISLTLLYLAIFKKFEPYLLIPIGFAMLLVNIPNTHMFVETKTIVDGIEKTTYEGLLGFLYYGVKLGIYPPLIFLGIGATTDFGPLIANPKSMLLGAAAQIGIFITFLGAILLGFSGAESASIGIIGGADGPTSILLSSELAPHLIGAISLAAYSYMALVPMIQPPIIRMLTTKKERAIKMEQLREVKQIEKISFSVIVSVICMTLIPSSAPIIGMLMLGNLIKESKVVPNLTKTAGESLLYIITILLGLSIGATTAGTSFLRLETLMIIGLGLFAFAIATASGVLGGKVMCKLTKGKVNPMIGAAGVSAVPMAARVVHKEGQLVDQNNYLLMHAMGPNVAGVIGSAIAAGLFLMFF; this comes from the coding sequence ATGTTTGATGCTATCATAGATTTTTTTAAGAGTACAGGACTCTACTTCTTTTTCCAACCCGATGGTTGGAAATACTTTGTGATGATTATCATTTCACTGACGTTATTATACTTAGCAATATTTAAAAAATTTGAACCTTATCTATTAATCCCTATTGGATTTGCGATGTTACTTGTAAACATCCCAAACACCCATATGTTTGTAGAAACGAAGACCATCGTCGATGGTATCGAAAAAACAACCTATGAGGGCTTATTAGGATTTTTATATTATGGTGTAAAACTTGGGATCTATCCACCTTTAATTTTCCTAGGCATAGGAGCAACCACTGATTTTGGACCTTTAATTGCAAATCCAAAATCGATGCTTTTAGGAGCTGCTGCACAAATCGGGATTTTTATCACATTTTTAGGTGCTATCCTATTAGGCTTTAGTGGTGCAGAATCGGCTTCTATCGGTATTATTGGTGGTGCAGATGGACCAACATCTATTCTACTATCCAGTGAGCTTGCACCCCATTTAATTGGTGCAATATCACTTGCTGCATATTCTTATATGGCACTAGTTCCAATGATTCAGCCACCAATTATAAGAATGTTAACAACTAAAAAAGAACGTGCCATTAAAATGGAGCAATTAAGAGAAGTTAAACAAATCGAAAAGATTTCTTTTTCTGTCATTGTAAGTGTGATCTGTATGACACTCATTCCTTCTTCTGCACCAATTATTGGTATGCTTATGTTAGGTAATTTAATTAAGGAATCTAAAGTTGTTCCTAATTTAACTAAAACAGCTGGAGAATCATTATTATATATCATTACGATACTACTAGGTTTATCGATTGGTGCAACTACGGCAGGTACAAGTTTTTTAAGACTTGAAACTTTAATGATTATCGGCCTTGGATTATTTGCATTTGCAATAGCAACTGCATCAGGTGTCTTAGGTGGTAAGGTGATGTGTAAACTTACTAAAGGTAAAGTTAATCCAATGATTGGTGCTGCTGGTGTTTCTGCAGTCCCTATGGCAGCAAGAGTTGTCCACAAGGAAGGACAGCTTGTTGATCAAAATAATTATCTCTTAATGCATGCGATGGGACCTAATGTTGCTGGTGTGATTGGATCTGCGATTGCTGCAGGATTATTCTTAATGTTCTTCTAA
- a CDS encoding biotin--[acetyl-CoA-carboxylase] ligase, which yields MKHIHFKEIDSTNSYLKKHYQELDHMTVVSADYQTKGRGQGNHVWYGDKDSLMFSILLKEGINDIDIKEMPFLAAGWLKDALSEYCEDITIKNPNDLMIHGKKVAGILAESIIMGNEVLAVIIGFGINVNQKKFPPELEGNAISLFLALGKYGEKNHLISKIVDKIILQSKAFNS from the coding sequence ATGAAACATATACATTTTAAAGAAATAGATTCAACAAATAGTTATTTAAAAAAACATTACCAAGAACTTGATCATATGACTGTTGTCTCTGCTGATTATCAAACAAAAGGTAGAGGACAAGGGAATCATGTATGGTATGGAGATAAAGATTCACTTATGTTTTCCATATTACTCAAAGAAGGCATCAATGATATTGATATCAAAGAGATGCCTTTTTTAGCTGCTGGGTGGCTTAAAGATGCTTTATCTGAGTATTGTGAGGATATAACTATTAAAAATCCAAATGATCTCATGATCCACGGTAAAAAAGTTGCTGGGATATTAGCTGAATCTATTATTATGGGTAATGAAGTGTTAGCTGTTATTATAGGATTTGGGATTAATGTGAATCAAAAAAAATTCCCTCCTGAATTGGAAGGGAATGCCATTTCATTATTCTTAGCGTTAGGTAAATATGGAGAAAAAAATCATTTGATAAGTAAAATTGTTGATAAAATCATATTACAGTCTAAGGCTTTTAACTCTTGA